A window of Rhizobium acidisoli contains these coding sequences:
- a CDS encoding adenylate/guanylate cyclase domain-containing protein: MTTASSSQQARHGSARICRGCWDQMHMPIPIGGPLALPFRALGITRSKMNPDICTICERSFQYVKKQRQITADATILFADIRGFTDLSERIEAVQLSEIVSLFQDRCAQAIWAHDGIVNKQMGDGLMAIFNFPIVRKDHASAAILAAQEIQGNCTAALNGLALEALPGRTLGVGVGIHSGEVQIGEFSTFRSDFTAIGGVVNQAARLESHAAAGEILISAETAAKAPDLAAGAETRRLALKGIEQPVQARVLVKH; encoded by the coding sequence ATGACGACAGCCTCCTCCAGCCAGCAGGCCAGACACGGCAGCGCCAGGATCTGCCGCGGCTGCTGGGACCAGATGCATATGCCGATCCCGATCGGCGGCCCGCTCGCCTTGCCCTTCCGCGCCTTGGGCATCACTCGCAGCAAGATGAACCCCGATATCTGCACGATCTGCGAACGCTCTTTTCAGTATGTCAAGAAGCAGCGCCAAATCACCGCCGACGCCACCATCCTCTTTGCCGATATCAGGGGCTTCACGGACCTGTCCGAGCGCATCGAGGCGGTGCAGCTGAGCGAGATCGTCAGCCTGTTCCAGGATCGCTGCGCCCAGGCGATCTGGGCGCATGACGGCATCGTCAACAAGCAGATGGGCGACGGCCTGATGGCGATCTTCAATTTTCCGATTGTGAGGAAAGATCACGCCAGCGCCGCGATCCTGGCCGCCCAGGAGATCCAGGGGAACTGCACCGCGGCGCTGAACGGTCTGGCGCTCGAGGCCCTGCCCGGCCGCACCCTCGGCGTCGGCGTCGGCATCCATTCCGGCGAGGTGCAGATCGGCGAATTCTCGACCTTCCGCAGCGATTTCACCGCAATCGGCGGCGTCGTCAACCAAGCCGCGAGGTTGGAATCCCATGCCGCCGCCGGCGAGATCCTGATCTCGGCAGAAACGGCCGCGAAGGCCCCCGACCTCGCGGCAGGCGCCGAAACGCGCAGGCTTGCGCTGAAGGGCATCGAGCAGCCGGTGCAGGCACGTGTGCTGGTCAAGCACTGA
- a CDS encoding DUF805 domain-containing protein: MGSFSLFHWLIVLILFGVPLFFVFRKPLVGPNRFGGRPQAMGFGQAIGSYFKNYVNFNGRASRSEFWYSALFVSLVAIALLVVDRSQTLNRIWSLATFLPWIAVAARRLHDINRSGWWQLLVLLAPIGSVVVLVWYCRASTMDDSREAVFA, from the coding sequence ATGGGCAGTTTTTCTCTGTTTCACTGGTTGATCGTCTTGATCCTGTTCGGCGTGCCATTGTTCTTCGTCTTCAGAAAACCGCTGGTTGGGCCGAACCGCTTCGGTGGCCGGCCGCAGGCCATGGGTTTCGGCCAGGCGATTGGAAGCTATTTCAAGAATTACGTGAACTTCAACGGCAGAGCGAGCCGATCGGAATTCTGGTATTCGGCACTCTTCGTCTCTCTCGTCGCCATCGCTTTGCTTGTCGTGGATCGGAGCCAAACCTTGAACCGGATCTGGTCGCTGGCCACGTTTCTCCCGTGGATCGCCGTGGCCGCCCGACGCCTTCACGACATCAACCGAAGCGGATGGTGGCAGCTTCTTGTACTATTAGCTCCCATTGGATCGGTTGTCGTCCTCGTATGGTACTGCAGGGCGTCGACAATGGATGATTCCAGGGAAGCCGTGTTCGCGTGA
- a CDS encoding DUF982 domain-containing protein produces the protein MSDHSAFWKKTISIDLDAGERLVLRSPQDALYALVSDWPIHDGVHQQRAIDFCRAWLAGRMPAETVRQAFILAALEAGVAITDDENRSEGSVSTPPV, from the coding sequence ATTAGCGACCATTCCGCCTTCTGGAAAAAAACGATCTCGATCGATCTTGATGCCGGCGAACGGCTGGTTCTCCGCTCACCGCAGGATGCGCTTTATGCACTCGTCTCCGACTGGCCGATCCATGACGGCGTCCATCAGCAGAGGGCGATCGATTTCTGCCGCGCCTGGCTTGCGGGCCGCATGCCGGCCGAGACCGTGCGGCAGGCCTTTATCCTCGCGGCGCTGGAAGCCGGCGTGGCGATCACCGATGATGAGAATAGGAGCGAGGGCTCCGTTTCGACCCCTCCGGTATAA
- a CDS encoding rhomboid family intramembrane serine protease, producing MKPEELRRSEYAYNKGKLLLVILIMFAIAAGAVFLGFLLPKDKDPHLVWFFPLLGAGFFGLLPLLMMPKLFSKGPGLVVSTAGVRLPNFPDQIVRWSAIVSFERFQSKGSDSIVIHLDPAAAKTLTRRGLAARLPEWFVGSRLRVGVLLHFLQGRPDSVFNEFAEVATEAFEAEWHTLQEAGSIAEQDVDEVPGPAFDGARYPVLTYALLAVLIAVYACELAFGVEASRAGSPNIRTLLVLGGTFRRSITENAEWWRLFTAPFMHGGIIHLTSNCCCLWIAGVLFERLIGWRWFAAIFFASALGGSLTSVWINDVHAVGVGASGGIVGLFAAVIAGSIRFRSTPIASPLQMGSIQILVPSLLPFLSAAKDGQTIDYAGHFGGALTGAALSLLLLALWPRERPTPRFGAAAIVFSAAFVVIAASSLWPISNARQSYLNDPMTNYFGGRYQQAATGFALIASQDPRTAPYYRLWRFIAETRGGDPNALADLRTAAGAIDQAAWPHPIYRLFLREVTPGELTAKAADSNQICESIFYIGEWYLLAGAKDEARSRFQAALASCPKTFIEYHGADGELAKLDAK from the coding sequence ATGAAGCCGGAAGAGTTGCGCAGATCCGAATATGCCTACAACAAAGGCAAATTGCTGCTCGTTATACTGATCATGTTTGCCATTGCGGCGGGAGCTGTCTTCCTCGGGTTCCTCCTGCCGAAAGACAAGGATCCTCATCTGGTCTGGTTCTTCCCGTTGCTGGGTGCCGGGTTCTTCGGTCTGCTCCCATTGTTGATGATGCCAAAGCTCTTCTCCAAGGGACCCGGACTGGTGGTATCGACGGCCGGCGTCCGGCTGCCGAATTTTCCCGACCAAATCGTGCGGTGGTCGGCCATCGTGAGCTTCGAGAGGTTCCAGAGCAAAGGTTCGGATTCCATCGTCATTCACCTTGATCCCGCCGCCGCCAAGACCTTGACCAGACGAGGGCTTGCAGCCCGGCTACCGGAATGGTTCGTCGGTTCGCGCCTCAGGGTCGGCGTCCTTCTGCATTTTCTGCAGGGCCGTCCGGACTCGGTATTCAACGAGTTCGCGGAAGTGGCAACCGAAGCGTTTGAAGCTGAATGGCACACCTTGCAGGAAGCCGGTTCGATTGCCGAACAGGACGTCGACGAGGTGCCGGGACCGGCTTTCGACGGCGCCCGTTATCCCGTCCTCACCTACGCTCTTCTTGCGGTTCTGATCGCTGTCTATGCCTGCGAGCTCGCCTTTGGCGTCGAAGCATCTCGGGCAGGCTCTCCCAACATTCGCACATTGCTAGTGCTCGGTGGCACATTTCGGCGGAGCATTACCGAGAACGCCGAGTGGTGGCGGCTGTTTACCGCGCCGTTCATGCACGGGGGCATCATCCATCTCACATCCAATTGCTGCTGCTTGTGGATAGCGGGAGTGCTGTTCGAACGGCTGATCGGCTGGCGCTGGTTTGCGGCGATCTTCTTCGCCAGCGCCCTTGGCGGCTCCCTCACATCGGTCTGGATCAACGACGTCCACGCGGTCGGTGTCGGCGCCTCCGGTGGCATTGTCGGGCTTTTCGCGGCCGTCATCGCCGGCAGCATCCGTTTTCGGTCGACGCCAATCGCATCCCCCCTGCAAATGGGCTCCATTCAAATTCTGGTCCCCTCGCTGCTGCCCTTCCTCTCGGCCGCAAAAGACGGCCAGACCATCGACTATGCCGGACATTTCGGCGGTGCGTTGACCGGCGCGGCTCTCTCGCTCCTGCTGTTAGCCCTCTGGCCACGCGAGCGTCCGACGCCCCGCTTCGGCGCTGCCGCGATCGTTTTCAGTGCTGCATTCGTCGTCATCGCGGCGAGTTCGCTTTGGCCCATCAGCAATGCACGCCAGTCCTATCTCAACGACCCGATGACGAACTATTTCGGCGGAAGGTACCAGCAGGCCGCGACGGGATTTGCTCTCATCGCAAGTCAGGATCCACGCACCGCCCCCTATTATCGCCTCTGGCGTTTCATCGCTGAAACCCGAGGCGGTGATCCGAATGCGCTCGCTGATCTCAGGACCGCAGCCGGCGCGATCGATCAAGCAGCCTGGCCCCATCCCATCTACCGTCTTTTCCTCCGCGAAGTGACGCCGGGGGAGCTGACGGCGAAGGCGGCCGACAGCAACCAGATCTGCGAGTCGATCTTCTATATTGGCGAATGGTATCTGCTTGCCGGAGCCAAAG